A stretch of the Lolium perenne isolate Kyuss_39 chromosome 3, Kyuss_2.0, whole genome shotgun sequence genome encodes the following:
- the LOC127344175 gene encoding histone H4, which translates to MSGRGKGGKGLGKGGAKRHRKVLRDNIQGITKPAIRRLARRGGVKRISGLIYEETRGVLKIFLENVIRDAVTYTEHARRKTVTAMDVVYALKRQGRTLYGFGG; encoded by the coding sequence ATGTCCGGGCGCGGCAAGGGCGGCAAGGGCCTGGGCAAGGGCGGCGCCAAGCGCCACCGCAAGGTCCTCCGCGACAACATCCAGGGCATCACCAAGCCGGCCATCCGCCGCCTCGCCCGCCGCGGCGGCGTCAAGCGCATCTCCGGCCTCATCTACGAGGAGACGCGCGGCGTGCTCAAGATCttcctcgagaacgtcatccgcgacGCCGTCACATACACCGAGCACGCCAGGCGCAAGACCGTCACCGCCATGGACGTCGTCTACGCGCTCAAGCGCCAGGGACGCACCCTCTACGGATTCGGAGGCTGA